One Nocardioides oleivorans DNA segment encodes these proteins:
- a CDS encoding Ig-like domain-containing protein: MRAPGFVTGAPALDTITPETLVGRFDLSTIGMMGHSRGGEGVTSAATLNQALASPWDIESILPLAPVDFGRMTVPNVPMNVILPYCDGDVSNQQGQHMLDDSRYAYGDDALRTGTWVMGANHNFYNTVWTPGEYAYSVSDDWSNSTARRTEPTCGTDATVASTSIRMTPAEQYAQGTSYMTAWFRLTLGGEDQFLPMFDGTGSVPAALNGEDVRTTATAPAGSRSTIAAFEKASSLVRTFGTATANPCASMNGRTTPQDLAACTTTMASSQLPHWTPASNGGNVPATPVTRMTWTSATGAIRVSVPAGRRDARGFERLSVKMAADETVTTGTDLTMTVVDGQGRTWSSLVSALNPFALVRMPTSTSTAATTTLKKVVLQQVNVPVADLAAAGLDTGDVREVQLTAAQGADAVATGGAYLSDLAFETSSVGTAANRTEPVVNVYAPGVDEGSAPGTVELAAYLDKPATVPVTGWVSLLGSTTSRAGATMEKVTFAPGETCQVVTAAVQGDRADSTSASTSVKASIINVSGAVQGKQAIVFMRVREDDGLLPSGTPPTTPTALPPFGTPGPVCAELDGVLEGGTVSVPATTAPDTTAGVSSSGFRAGEAVTFTAEGLAPVTSVADADGTASVELVVPAGTPRGTLRVTATSGATGRVATADLGIRDTSTTTLAISPEAPALRESVTLTATVDGGDTGGTVTFLDGATVIGTATTEGGVATLTVPGGFGAGEHTLSAGFAQSAVTTASESAPVAFTLARATPTTVVSLSSASSVFGSPVATATVAVGGAVGGGDVEVSIGTTTVSVPLDATGHASYALPGMLPAGEYVVSARYLGSADAEQSAATAAPYTVTPKATTTTARATSRKKGKQVKVTVTVDGAVTGVPATGVVRVSLRGGLVTRTVALPASGTVVLTLPTKAKGGKRLKPGKVVVRTSYTATGSYASSTAPARTVRLR; encoded by the coding sequence TTGCGGGCACCCGGCTTCGTCACCGGGGCGCCCGCGCTCGACACGATCACCCCGGAGACGCTGGTCGGCCGCTTCGACCTCAGCACGATCGGCATGATGGGCCACTCGCGCGGCGGCGAGGGCGTGACCTCGGCGGCGACCCTCAACCAGGCGCTCGCGTCGCCGTGGGACATCGAGTCGATCCTGCCGCTCGCGCCGGTCGACTTCGGCCGGATGACCGTGCCGAACGTGCCGATGAACGTGATCCTCCCCTACTGCGACGGTGACGTCTCCAACCAGCAGGGCCAGCACATGCTCGACGACTCCCGCTACGCCTACGGGGACGACGCGCTGCGCACCGGCACCTGGGTGATGGGTGCCAACCACAACTTCTACAACACCGTCTGGACCCCGGGCGAGTACGCGTACAGCGTCAGCGACGACTGGAGCAACAGCACCGCGCGGCGCACGGAGCCCACCTGCGGCACGGACGCCACGGTGGCGTCGACCTCCATCCGGATGACCCCGGCCGAGCAGTACGCCCAGGGCACGTCGTACATGACCGCGTGGTTCCGACTCACCCTCGGTGGCGAGGACCAGTTCCTGCCGATGTTCGACGGCACGGGCTCGGTGCCCGCAGCGCTGAACGGCGAGGACGTCCGCACCACGGCCACCGCCCCCGCGGGCTCCCGCTCGACGATTGCGGCCTTCGAGAAGGCGTCGTCGCTCGTGCGGACCTTCGGGACCGCGACGGCCAACCCGTGCGCGAGCATGAACGGCCGGACGACCCCGCAGGACCTGGCGGCGTGCACCACCACGATGGCGAGCTCGCAGCTGCCCCACTGGACGCCCGCGTCCAACGGCGGCAACGTGCCTGCCACGCCGGTCACCCGGATGACCTGGACGTCCGCCACCGGCGCGATCCGCGTCTCGGTGCCGGCGGGCAGGCGTGACGCCCGCGGCTTCGAGCGTCTCTCGGTCAAGATGGCCGCCGACGAGACGGTCACCACCGGCACCGACCTGACCATGACCGTGGTCGACGGCCAGGGCCGGACGTGGAGCTCGCTGGTGTCCGCGCTCAACCCGTTCGCACTCGTGCGGATGCCGACGTCCACGAGCACCGCTGCGACGACCACCCTGAAGAAGGTCGTGCTCCAGCAGGTCAACGTCCCGGTCGCCGACCTCGCCGCGGCGGGCCTCGACACCGGCGACGTCCGCGAGGTCCAGCTGACGGCCGCGCAGGGCGCGGACGCCGTGGCCACGGGTGGTGCCTACCTCTCCGACCTGGCGTTCGAGACCTCGTCGGTCGGCACGGCCGCGAACAGGACCGAGCCGGTGGTCAACGTCTACGCACCCGGCGTCGACGAGGGCTCCGCGCCGGGCACCGTCGAGCTGGCGGCGTACCTCGACAAGCCTGCGACGGTCCCCGTCACCGGCTGGGTCTCGCTGCTCGGCTCGACCACCAGCCGGGCCGGCGCGACCATGGAGAAGGTCACCTTCGCCCCGGGCGAGACCTGCCAGGTCGTCACCGCGGCCGTGCAGGGCGACCGCGCCGACAGCACCTCCGCGTCCACGAGCGTGAAGGCCAGCATCATCAACGTCTCGGGCGCGGTCCAGGGCAAGCAGGCGATCGTGTTCATGCGCGTCCGCGAGGACGACGGCCTGCTGCCCAGCGGCACCCCGCCGACCACCCCCACCGCGCTGCCGCCGTTCGGCACGCCGGGTCCGGTCTGCGCGGAGCTGGACGGCGTGCTCGAGGGCGGCACGGTCTCCGTGCCCGCCACGACGGCACCCGACACGACGGCCGGCGTCTCCTCCTCCGGCTTCCGTGCCGGCGAGGCCGTCACCTTCACCGCCGAGGGCCTGGCGCCGGTGACCTCGGTCGCCGACGCCGACGGGACCGCGTCCGTCGAGCTCGTGGTGCCCGCCGGGACGCCGCGTGGCACGCTCCGGGTCACCGCCACGTCGGGAGCCACGGGTCGGGTCGCCACGGCCGACCTCGGCATCCGCGACACCAGCACGACCACGCTGGCGATCTCCCCCGAGGCGCCGGCACTGCGGGAGTCGGTCACCCTGACCGCCACGGTCGACGGTGGCGACACCGGCGGGACGGTGACGTTCCTCGACGGCGCGACCGTGATCGGCACGGCCACCACCGAGGGCGGCGTCGCCACGCTGACCGTGCCCGGCGGCTTCGGTGCCGGGGAGCACACCCTCTCGGCCGGGTTCGCCCAGTCTGCGGTGACGACGGCGTCGGAGTCCGCCCCGGTGGCGTTCACCCTCGCCAGGGCCACGCCCACCACGGTGGTCAGCCTCAGCAGCGCCTCGTCCGTCTTCGGCTCGCCGGTGGCCACCGCCACCGTCGCCGTCGGAGGTGCCGTGGGCGGTGGTGACGTGGAGGTGAGCATCGGTACGACGACCGTGTCGGTGCCGCTCGACGCGACCGGGCACGCGTCGTACGCCCTGCCGGGCATGCTCCCGGCCGGCGAGTACGTCGTCTCCGCCCGCTACCTGGGCTCGGCCGACGCCGAGCAGTCCGCGGCCACCGCTGCGCCGTACACGGTCACGCCGAAGGCGACGACCACCACGGCACGGGCGACGTCGCGGAAGAAGGGCAAGCAGGTCAAGGTCACGGTGACCGTCGACGGTGCCGTGACGGGCGTGCCGGCCACCGGCGTGGTGCGGGTGTCGCTCCGCGGCGGCCTGGTCACCCGGACCGTGGCGCTGCCCGCGTCGGGCACGGTCGTCCTCACCCTGCCGACCAAGGCCAAGGGCGGGAAGCGCCTGAAGCCCGGGAAGGTCGTGGTGCGGACGAGCTACACCGCGACCGGGAGCTACGCGTCCAGCACGGCCCCGGCCAGGACGGTGCGCCTGAGGTAG
- a CDS encoding GNAT family N-acetyltransferase, giving the protein MSDATTTAPTYEIRALTPETWPAFVGLNERMGGLFGGCWCVAFHADRDDRVPGPEGNKAFKRSMVEEGIAHAALVFDGDDAVAWAEYGTPEELPDIHHRKQYDAEKDADPDYRITCIRVDKGRRRQGLAEVALRGALELIAAEGGGTVEGYPHDLTGQTKKTSASWLYNGTRSMYERVGFAYDRPKGMKNCVMSIEVPAAH; this is encoded by the coding sequence ATGAGCGACGCGACGACCACCGCACCGACGTACGAGATCCGGGCCCTGACGCCCGAGACGTGGCCTGCGTTCGTGGGCCTCAACGAGCGGATGGGCGGCCTGTTCGGCGGGTGCTGGTGCGTCGCGTTCCACGCCGACCGCGACGACCGCGTCCCCGGCCCGGAGGGCAACAAGGCGTTCAAGCGGTCGATGGTCGAGGAGGGCATCGCCCACGCGGCGCTCGTCTTCGACGGCGACGACGCGGTCGCCTGGGCGGAGTACGGCACCCCGGAGGAGCTGCCCGACATCCACCACCGCAAGCAGTACGACGCGGAGAAGGACGCCGACCCCGACTACCGGATCACCTGCATCCGCGTCGACAAGGGGCGACGCCGGCAGGGGCTGGCCGAGGTGGCGCTGCGGGGTGCGCTGGAGCTGATCGCCGCGGAGGGCGGCGGCACGGTCGAGGGCTACCCCCACGACCTGACCGGCCAGACCAAGAAGACCTCGGCGTCCTGGCTCTACAACGGCACCCGCAGCATGTACGAGCGCGTCGGCTTCGCCTACGACCGCCCCAAGGGCATGAAGAACTGCGTGATGTCGATCGAGGTCCCGGCGGCGCACTGA
- a CDS encoding class I SAM-dependent methyltransferase: MTDLSDPDHVREQYADEGRLETRRSVWQPTDDGRDPSNEAFKAIDRAMTGNSDVLEVGCGTGVMAERINALPGVTLVALDYSERFVELTAARGIDARQGDICYLPFEDDSFDVVYAGWMLYHVRDLDRGLNEVRRVLRPGGTFVAVTNGDDSLADLLREAGGKVRAKNFSSENGEFTLSRKFSDVRSQDLETRAVFPDHASAQAYLDTHDEGLVLPPFDGPRTYSGHVTVFEAR, encoded by the coding sequence ATGACCGACCTCAGCGACCCCGACCACGTCCGCGAGCAGTACGCCGACGAGGGCAGGCTGGAGACCCGGCGCTCGGTCTGGCAGCCGACCGACGACGGCCGCGACCCGTCCAACGAGGCCTTCAAGGCGATCGACCGGGCGATGACCGGCAACTCCGACGTGCTCGAGGTCGGCTGCGGCACCGGCGTCATGGCCGAGCGCATCAACGCGCTGCCGGGCGTCACGCTCGTCGCGCTCGACTACTCCGAGCGCTTCGTCGAGCTGACCGCGGCCCGCGGGATCGACGCCCGCCAGGGCGACATCTGCTACCTCCCGTTCGAGGACGACTCCTTCGACGTCGTCTACGCGGGCTGGATGCTCTACCACGTCCGCGACCTCGACCGCGGGCTCAACGAGGTGCGCCGGGTGCTGCGACCCGGGGGGACGTTCGTCGCGGTCACCAACGGCGACGACAGCCTCGCCGACCTCCTCCGCGAGGCGGGCGGCAAGGTCAGGGCCAAGAACTTCTCGAGCGAGAACGGCGAGTTCACCCTCTCCCGCAAGTTCAGCGACGTCCGCAGCCAGGACCTCGAGACCCGCGCGGTCTTCCCCGACCACGCCAGCGCCCAGGCCTACCTCGACACCCACGACGAGGGCCTCGTGCTCCCGCCCTTCGACGGCCCCCGCACCTACTCCGGCCACGTCACGGTGTTCGAGGCCCGCTGA
- a CDS encoding class II fumarate hydratase produces MSQTRIEHDSMGEVEVPVDALWRAQTQRAIENFPISGLTLQPRHVQAMAHVKAAAAIANRALDVLTEEQSGAIVAAAEEIVAGEHDGDFPLDVFQTGSGTSSNMNANEVIATLAARAGVDVHPNDHVNASQSSNDTFPTSIHVAATLAVVDDLLPALDRLATSFEAKAVEFADTVKAGRTHLMDATPVTLGQEMGAYAATLRLGAERLESALPRVRELPLGGTAVGTGINTPDSFAEKAIAALVERTGQPFTEARNHFEAQGTRDSLVELSGVLRTIAVGLTKACNDLRWMSSGPTTGLAEIHLPDLQPGSSIMPGKVNPVLPEATLMVCARVVGNDATIAWAGASGSFELNVQMPVMAHALLESIHVLSTSTVLLAERCVDGITADEDRMRRYAESSPSVVTPLNGRIGYEAAAKVAKQALAEGATIRETVIAMGFVERGELTEEQLDAALDVDSMTGRA; encoded by the coding sequence ATGAGCCAGACACGCATCGAGCACGACTCCATGGGCGAGGTCGAGGTCCCCGTCGACGCCCTCTGGCGGGCGCAGACCCAGCGCGCGATCGAGAACTTCCCGATCAGCGGCCTGACCCTCCAGCCCCGCCACGTCCAGGCGATGGCGCACGTGAAGGCGGCCGCCGCGATCGCCAACCGCGCGCTCGACGTGCTCACCGAGGAGCAGTCCGGCGCGATCGTGGCCGCCGCCGAGGAGATCGTCGCGGGCGAGCACGACGGCGACTTCCCGCTCGACGTCTTCCAGACCGGGTCGGGCACGAGCTCCAACATGAACGCCAACGAGGTGATCGCGACGCTGGCCGCACGGGCGGGCGTCGACGTACACCCCAACGACCACGTGAACGCCTCGCAGTCCAGCAACGACACCTTCCCCACCAGCATCCACGTGGCCGCGACGCTCGCCGTCGTCGACGACCTGCTGCCCGCGCTCGACCGGCTCGCGACGTCGTTCGAGGCGAAGGCCGTCGAGTTCGCCGACACGGTCAAGGCGGGCCGCACGCACCTGATGGACGCGACCCCGGTGACGCTGGGCCAGGAGATGGGGGCGTACGCCGCCACGCTGCGGCTCGGTGCCGAGCGGCTCGAGTCGGCGCTCCCCCGGGTCCGCGAGCTGCCGCTGGGAGGCACGGCGGTGGGCACCGGCATCAACACCCCCGACTCGTTCGCCGAGAAGGCCATCGCGGCGCTCGTCGAGCGCACCGGCCAACCCTTCACCGAGGCGCGCAACCACTTCGAGGCACAGGGCACGCGCGACTCGCTCGTCGAGCTGTCCGGGGTGCTGCGCACCATCGCGGTCGGCCTCACCAAGGCGTGCAACGACCTCCGCTGGATGTCATCGGGCCCGACGACCGGCCTCGCCGAGATCCACCTGCCCGACCTCCAGCCGGGGTCGAGCATCATGCCCGGCAAGGTCAACCCGGTGCTGCCCGAGGCGACGCTCATGGTGTGCGCGCGGGTCGTCGGCAACGACGCCACCATCGCCTGGGCGGGTGCGTCCGGCAGCTTCGAGCTCAACGTGCAGATGCCGGTCATGGCGCACGCGCTGCTCGAGTCGATCCACGTGCTCTCCACCTCCACCGTCCTGCTCGCCGAGCGGTGCGTCGACGGAATCACCGCCGACGAAGACCGGATGCGCCGCTACGCCGAGTCGTCGCCCTCGGTGGTGACGCCGCTCAACGGTCGGATCGGCTACGAGGCCGCCGCCAAGGTCGCCAAGCAGGCGCTCGCCGAGGGCGCCACCATCCGTGAGACGGTGATCGCGATGGGCTTCGTCGAGCGCGGCGAGCTCACCGAGGAGCAGCTCGACGCGGCCCTCGACGTCGACTCCATGACAGGACGAGCATGA
- a CDS encoding ArsR/SmtB family transcription factor translates to MDPFAALADPVRRDLVVRLAGGPARVVDLTAEHAITRPAISRHLRLLTEAGLVSAEDHGRERHYRLERAGLAPVADLLAALRETPAPPVAESAFDGLDLEVRRTGRDRRTAPSSDASSDSPSTTQEDTA, encoded by the coding sequence GTGGACCCGTTCGCCGCCCTCGCCGACCCGGTCAGGCGCGACCTCGTCGTCCGGCTGGCCGGCGGGCCGGCCCGCGTCGTCGACCTGACCGCCGAGCACGCCATCACCCGTCCGGCGATCAGCCGGCACCTGCGCCTGCTCACCGAGGCCGGCCTGGTCTCGGCGGAGGACCACGGGCGCGAGCGCCACTACCGGCTCGAGCGCGCGGGTCTGGCGCCGGTCGCCGACCTGCTCGCGGCGCTGCGCGAGACACCTGCCCCGCCGGTCGCCGAGTCCGCCTTCGACGGCCTCGACCTCGAGGTGCGCCGCACCGGCCGCGACCGTCGTACCGCCCCCTCGTCCGACGCCTCGTCCGACTCCCCATCCACGACCCAGGAGGACACCGCATGA
- a CDS encoding SRPBCC family protein: MSTTPTPAPMTGRKERRDGDTLLVIERRFRAPIDDVWAACTDPERMERWIGTWSGDPASGSVSFRMTAEGEDVAAEEMDVLACEPPRRFAVRGREPQPFSADGSGDTAHWHMELELTEADGVTSLTFVQVLAPGALGTEMVASVGPGWEYYLDRLVAVFADEDVDGVEWPAYEGGSGYYRETFA, translated from the coding sequence ATGAGCACCACTCCCACGCCTGCCCCGATGACCGGCCGCAAGGAGCGGCGCGACGGCGACACCCTGCTCGTGATCGAGCGCCGCTTCCGCGCGCCGATCGACGACGTGTGGGCCGCGTGCACCGATCCCGAGCGGATGGAGCGCTGGATCGGCACCTGGAGCGGCGACCCCGCGTCGGGCTCGGTGTCGTTCCGGATGACCGCGGAGGGCGAGGACGTGGCCGCCGAGGAGATGGACGTGCTCGCGTGCGAGCCGCCGCGGCGGTTCGCCGTGCGCGGCCGGGAGCCCCAGCCCTTCAGCGCCGACGGCTCCGGCGACACGGCCCACTGGCACATGGAGCTCGAGCTGACCGAGGCCGACGGCGTCACGTCGCTGACCTTCGTCCAGGTGCTGGCGCCCGGCGCGCTCGGCACCGAGATGGTCGCCAGCGTCGGCCCCGGTTGGGAGTACTACCTCGACCGGCTCGTCGCGGTCTTCGCGGACGAGGACGTCGACGGGGTGGAGTGGCCGGCCTACGAGGGTGGGTCCGGCTACTACCGCGAGACCTTCGCCTGA